A stretch of the Pseudobacteriovorax antillogorgiicola genome encodes the following:
- the meaB gene encoding methylmalonyl Co-A mutase-associated GTPase MeaB — MTDNLFERLLSGERRALGKAITLIESQSPKHRAEANALMDQVMKAPKPSIRIGISGTPGAGKSTFIEAFGMALIEKGHKVAVLAVDPSSPISSGSILGDKTRMQHLSAHPQAFIRPSPAGRHLGGVASRTREAIYLCEAANYDFIIVETVGVGQSEHLVHSMVDAFIYLQLPNSGDQLQGIKKGILELAHLILVNKCDGKHVQAAKRAKTDLDLALNLIYQNRPEERPEVILMSALEKTGLDQVYQQILALIDGLKSNEELHSRRAQQALDWYRDEVQRLLVERVFENEDFKRLYQEAEASVARQEKSARQAAFKFTNALMIGSK; from the coding sequence ATGACTGATAATCTGTTTGAGCGGCTTCTTAGTGGCGAGCGGCGAGCCCTAGGCAAAGCAATCACCCTCATCGAGAGCCAAAGCCCCAAGCACCGTGCTGAGGCCAACGCTTTGATGGACCAAGTGATGAAAGCCCCTAAACCCTCGATCCGTATTGGGATCAGCGGCACTCCAGGAGCTGGCAAATCCACGTTTATCGAGGCCTTCGGAATGGCTCTTATTGAAAAAGGCCATAAAGTTGCCGTCCTAGCTGTTGACCCTTCATCTCCTATTAGCTCTGGTAGTATTTTGGGAGACAAAACGAGAATGCAGCACTTGTCTGCCCATCCCCAAGCGTTTATCCGCCCGTCACCAGCGGGACGACACTTGGGGGGTGTTGCCAGCCGCACCCGGGAAGCCATCTATTTATGCGAAGCTGCCAACTACGATTTCATCATTGTTGAAACCGTTGGTGTAGGCCAATCTGAACATCTTGTCCACTCCATGGTCGATGCCTTCATCTATCTTCAGCTACCCAATTCTGGAGACCAGCTGCAGGGCATCAAGAAAGGTATTTTAGAGCTCGCTCATCTGATATTAGTCAATAAATGCGATGGCAAGCATGTCCAGGCCGCCAAACGCGCCAAAACAGACCTTGACCTCGCCCTGAATCTTATCTATCAGAACCGCCCAGAAGAGCGCCCCGAAGTTATCCTGATGAGCGCTCTAGAGAAAACAGGCCTTGATCAGGTATACCAGCAAATCCTCGCTCTCATAGATGGGCTCAAATCTAACGAGGAGCTTCACTCCCGACGGGCCCAACAGGCGCTTGATTGGTATCGCGATGAAGTTCAGCGACTTTTAGTAGAGCGGGTTTTCGAAAACGAGGACTTTAAGCGTCTCTACCAAGAGGCCGAGGCCAGTGTTGCGAGACAAGAAAAGTCCGCGAGGCAGGCAGCATTTAAGTTTACCAACGCTCTGATGATTGGATCTAAGTAA
- a CDS encoding HesB/IscA family protein, producing MSEIFITEEARQNAITMQSSNDNFRNLPLRLYLEGKGCDGFYYGVTFDEKTEQDLEFPQENLLVICDPDTLEFCSGSTITWVDDERGRGFLVENPQHRKFRGKFYKRQAWQDKLTAKVSAQSNSTKR from the coding sequence ATGTCAGAAATTTTTATTACCGAGGAAGCCAGACAAAACGCAATTACCATGCAGTCGAGCAACGACAACTTCCGTAACCTTCCACTGCGGCTGTATTTGGAAGGCAAAGGCTGCGATGGGTTTTATTATGGCGTGACCTTCGACGAGAAAACTGAGCAAGATCTCGAATTTCCGCAGGAAAACCTCTTAGTCATCTGTGATCCAGATACTCTTGAGTTTTGCAGTGGCTCAACCATCACCTGGGTTGACGATGAGCGGGGTCGAGGCTTTCTGGTCGAAAACCCTCAGCACCGAAAATTTAGAGGCAAGTTCTACAAAAGACAGGCTTGGCAAGATAAACTGACAGCGAAAGTTTCGGCTCAATCCAATTCTACCAAGCGATAG
- a CDS encoding winged helix-turn-helix domain-containing protein yields the protein MGVVWLLERPDGSRKRILPLIQGAVAVRSIASLDSLITLARIAGSIEKPQALIVNGLDFDSLDALKDRSLRGVRILIVADNLCDLDDEVLHFDETLPFRIKAALERQGASAEPFTLDFESMRLVIHDNEVEIALSHKEAKIIKLLLSSHHKPISRRRLAELVWDGAKISRSTIDSHMSRLRKKLGNTCLEIESVYGGGYRLVELD from the coding sequence ATGGGCGTAGTCTGGCTCTTGGAGCGACCTGATGGATCAAGAAAACGAATTCTGCCTCTGATTCAGGGGGCGGTAGCAGTTCGTTCAATTGCCTCTCTCGACAGCCTCATAACTCTGGCCAGAATAGCGGGAAGTATTGAAAAACCCCAGGCCTTGATTGTCAATGGATTGGATTTCGATTCTCTAGACGCGCTCAAAGATCGGAGTCTGCGGGGTGTTCGTATTTTGATTGTAGCAGACAATTTGTGTGATCTCGACGATGAAGTTTTGCATTTTGATGAAACTCTACCATTTAGGATAAAGGCGGCACTTGAAAGGCAGGGAGCTTCGGCTGAGCCATTCACTTTGGACTTCGAATCCATGAGGCTTGTGATCCATGATAACGAAGTTGAAATAGCGCTTTCTCATAAAGAGGCTAAAATCATAAAGCTTCTATTGAGTAGTCATCACAAGCCAATTTCCAGGCGGCGGCTGGCTGAGCTTGTCTGGGATGGAGCTAAGATATCCCGCAGCACTATTGATAGTCACATGTCTCGGCTGCGGAAAAAATTGGGTAATACCTGTCTTGAAATTGAAAGTGTCTATGGCGGTGGCTATCGCTTGGTAGAATTGGATTGA
- a CDS encoding tetratricopeptide repeat protein has translation MKLSLAIFTFVIMLGCSHSKKQPESSSPPKSETSNDKNRQVKKKTRSEKPAEKPATSSFRKDENDLLEKGNQYAVDGLYREALQAYSKILKKNDTHTLAHRMVGVISVKIGEYRKAIKHLELIIDQRADDFEANYYLAEAYRTQDRYGDAIFRYKVALTQKPNHVLSLKALAWSYYKIRYYRAALRTAHVLYKQEPDDMQVTIILARVLNKVGQPKKAMLRLRKTLLKAPKDQAPYLKSVLGDVYLSIGNREKAEEAYRDALKDQPLLAGALLGLAKLTLQAGERPDIAITYLERATRIKPSLVEAYYYLGQAYLKTKPKVSQKYFQKFNRLAAGDPEFNEQVSEVREFFQKVRKTPSNSELESLDSQL, from the coding sequence ATGAAACTGAGTTTAGCGATTTTTACATTTGTTATCATGCTTGGATGTAGTCATAGTAAAAAGCAACCAGAGTCCTCTTCTCCTCCTAAATCAGAGACATCCAATGATAAAAATAGACAGGTAAAAAAGAAAACTCGCTCCGAGAAACCAGCAGAAAAACCTGCAACATCTAGCTTTAGAAAAGATGAAAACGACTTATTAGAGAAGGGCAATCAATACGCCGTCGATGGATTGTATCGCGAAGCACTGCAAGCCTATAGCAAAATACTAAAGAAAAATGATACTCATACCTTGGCCCATCGTATGGTTGGAGTGATCAGCGTTAAAATTGGTGAGTACCGTAAAGCTATCAAACATTTAGAGCTTATCATTGATCAGAGAGCAGATGATTTTGAGGCCAACTACTACTTGGCAGAGGCCTATCGGACCCAAGACCGGTACGGAGACGCGATTTTCCGATATAAGGTGGCATTAACCCAAAAGCCGAATCATGTTCTTTCTCTTAAAGCCTTAGCCTGGAGCTATTACAAAATTCGCTACTACAGAGCTGCTCTCCGAACCGCTCATGTCCTGTACAAGCAAGAGCCAGATGACATGCAGGTGACTATCATTCTTGCTCGGGTCCTCAATAAAGTTGGACAACCTAAGAAGGCTATGTTGCGACTCAGAAAAACTCTTCTTAAGGCTCCCAAGGATCAGGCTCCATACCTGAAGAGTGTTCTCGGTGATGTTTACCTCTCCATTGGCAATCGAGAGAAAGCAGAGGAAGCTTATAGAGATGCTTTAAAAGACCAACCGCTTCTAGCTGGTGCGCTACTCGGCTTGGCAAAACTAACCTTACAAGCGGGAGAGCGCCCAGATATTGCAATCACCTACCTTGAGCGGGCCACACGAATCAAGCCTAGCCTCGTGGAAGCTTATTACTATCTGGGTCAAGCCTACCTCAAGACCAAGCCGAAGGTGTCGCAAAAATATTTTCAAAAATTTAACCGCCTCGCAGCAGGTGATCCAGAATTCAACGAACAGGTATCTGAAGTTCGTGAGTTTTTCCAAAAGGTAAGAAAAACACCTTCAAATAGTGAGTTGGAATCTTTGGATAGTCAGCTATAA